The Salvelinus namaycush isolate Seneca chromosome 28, SaNama_1.0, whole genome shotgun sequence genome contains a region encoding:
- the LOC120023801 gene encoding protein odd-skipped-related 1-like, producing the protein MGSKTLPAPVPLHPSLQLANYSFLQTSNGFQLPTDQVPGIYSFSALHAVHLHQWTLGYPPFALPRCTFSKLPALMDGRFPGIPSIPIFPHLVQSKDQAAAANAAATAMGLFQGSKSKPQPRFDFANLAAAATQEDPLKAEDLSIMGAVVTTSPRHGGLGCLMDIAKLSSPERKPSRGRLPSKTKKEFVCKFCGRHFTKSYNLLIHERTHTDERPYTCDICHKAFRRQDHLRDHRYIHSKEKPFKCQECGKGFCQSRTLAVHKTLHMQVKELKPSKIK; encoded by the exons ATGGGCAGCAAGACTCTTCCAGCCCCGgttcccctccacccctccctgcaGCTCGCCAACTACTCCTTTCTCCAGACCTCCAATGGCTTCCAGCTACCCACGGACCAGGTCCCTGGCATCTATAGCTTCAGCGCCCTGCATGCCGTCCACCTCCATCAGTGGACCCTGGGCTACCCTCCCTTCGCTCTTCCCCGCTGCACTTTCTCCAAGCTCCCAGCCCTGATGGACGGCCGCTTCCCCGGCATACCTTCCATCCCCATCTTTCCCCACCTGGTCCAGTCCAAGGACCAGGCCGCTGCGGCCAATGCCGCAGCTACCGCCATGGGTCTCTTCCAGGGCTCCAAGAGCAAGCCTCAGCCACGCTTCGACTTCGCCAACTTGGCTGCCGCCGCCACCCAGGAAGACCCACTGAAGGCGGAGGACTTGAGCATAATGGGGGCAGTCGTCACCACTTCCCCTCGCCATGGCGGGCTAGGCTGTCTCATGGACATAGCCAAGCTGTCATCACCCGAGCGCAAGCCCAGCCGCGGCCGCCTGCCCTCCAAGACCAAGAAGGAATTTGTGTGCAAGTTCTGCGGCCGCCACTTCACTAAGTCCTATAACCTGCTTATCCATGAGCGGACGCACACGGACGAGAGGCCATACACCTGCGACATCTGCCACAAGGCCTTCCGgaggcaggaccacctccgagACCATAG GTACATCCATTCCAAGGAGAAACCGTTCAAGTGCCAGGAGTGTGGAAAGGGATTTTGTCAGTCCAGAACTCTAGCCGTCCACAAAACGTTACACATGCAGGTCAAGGAACTAAAGCCATCCAAGATTAAGTGA